The following are encoded together in the Actinoplanes sp. N902-109 genome:
- a CDS encoding GNAT family N-acetyltransferase translates to MHSPILRVDELLVRPWRPADAEAMARACQDPLLQRWMPGLPAPYSPEHARTFITAQLGDLSAWHLGIFDESDLVGSVVLHGIDQDAGTAGLGYWSASWARGRRVTERAARALLRYAFAAGLVRIGWRATVGNHASRLTALRLGFTLIGTQPGTEKTPDQWLGSLFAEDLTAPGAELPDPVRRAARVFSGEPPRLTAGQVTLRRPVPADVPAMTAGYNDPDVARWFGVPEVWTTVRARDYVDRQVPQWWTGGVEAVFAIADHLDSYVGSVDLSVRRDDPAVGEVGYFVRPDHRRRGYAAAAVRAISRWGFAELGLERIQIRWEAGNAASGRVAAKAGFTSEGLMRQALVINGRRRDCWVASLLRDEVE, encoded by the coding sequence GTGCACAGCCCCATTCTTCGCGTTGACGAGCTTCTCGTCCGGCCCTGGCGGCCGGCGGATGCCGAAGCGATGGCTCGGGCGTGTCAGGACCCGCTGCTCCAGCGCTGGATGCCCGGTTTGCCCGCACCCTATTCGCCCGAGCACGCCCGCACCTTCATCACGGCCCAGCTGGGCGACCTGTCCGCGTGGCACCTCGGCATATTCGACGAATCGGACTTGGTGGGCAGTGTCGTCCTGCACGGGATCGACCAGGACGCCGGCACCGCCGGTCTCGGTTACTGGTCGGCATCATGGGCGCGCGGACGCAGAGTCACCGAGCGGGCAGCCCGTGCGCTCCTGCGGTACGCCTTCGCCGCAGGGCTCGTCCGGATCGGCTGGCGGGCCACGGTCGGCAACCACGCCTCGCGCCTGACCGCGCTCCGGCTCGGGTTCACCCTGATCGGCACCCAGCCGGGCACGGAGAAGACCCCCGACCAGTGGCTCGGGTCGCTGTTCGCGGAGGACCTCACCGCCCCGGGGGCGGAACTGCCCGATCCGGTACGGCGGGCAGCGCGCGTCTTCTCCGGCGAGCCACCGCGGCTGACCGCCGGCCAGGTGACGCTGCGTCGCCCGGTGCCGGCGGACGTCCCGGCGATGACGGCCGGCTACAACGACCCCGATGTCGCCCGCTGGTTCGGGGTGCCGGAGGTGTGGACCACGGTGAGAGCTCGCGACTATGTCGACCGGCAGGTGCCACAGTGGTGGACAGGCGGCGTCGAGGCCGTGTTCGCGATTGCTGACCACTTGGACTCGTACGTCGGCTCGGTTGATCTGAGCGTGCGCCGCGACGACCCGGCAGTGGGCGAAGTGGGGTATTTTGTCCGGCCGGACCATCGGCGACGGGGGTATGCCGCCGCGGCGGTCCGCGCGATCAGCCGCTGGGGGTTTGCGGAGCTGGGCCTGGAACGGATCCAGATCCGCTGGGAGGCGGGCAATGCCGCATCCGGGCGGGTCGCCGCGAAGGCCGGGTTCACCAGCGAGGGGCTGATGCGGCAGGCTCTGGTGATCAACGGGAGACGGCGGGACTGCTGGGTGGCGTCGCTGCTGAGAGATGAGGTCGAGTGA